CTATACCGTCCAATGAAATTCCGTCTCCCCGGTAAACCCGATCCAAAAGAGAGTATTCGAATTTTTTTTCTTCCGGGATGGGCCAATTCAACGACTGCGCTTCGTTAGGTTGTTTGAAGACCTCTTCCGTGGTCTCTTGAGACGTGACTTTCTGAACAAGATCCTTCAACTCAGGATTGAAAATGGATTCTCTTTTTTTCTGAATCTCCGGTGCGAAAGACTCTTTTCTGTTTTTCCATAAAACCGGAGGAATGTATTGATGGATTTGTTTTTTCACAGTTTCTTTCCCAGAATAGAAAGAAGTCGGTAACTCTGCAATCGCTTCTTTTTTAGGGATTGTATTTTCCAAATTCGAAACAGCCGATTCCACTCTATTTTCCTTTACCTCTTCCATTATAACATGGTCTTTTGTCAGATCGATTTCCAAGGGAACAAACTCTTTCGATTCCTCTGTCCCCGCGCTCGGATTTGTAACTTCGGGAATACTCTCATCTTCTGTTTTATCTTCTTCAGGTAGAGAAAGTAGCTCTTCTTCCTCGCTCTCTTTTTTCGTGAAGATTTGAAATTTGAAAAAACCGAAAACCAAAAGCAAGGGTACGAAAGTTATATAAGACCAAACGGTAACAAGGGATAAAACACCTTCCGTTTTGAATATAAAAAGTCCGTCCAAATGACCTTTGGTTTCGGTAGGTGCGGATACATAATAGGAACGAAACAGAACTTTCAATATGGAAAAAGAACTGACTCCTGACTCGGTATGTTTGCTACCGGAAACTAATTCTTCCTCCCAAAGTTTGGGATGAAGCAAAAACGATTCGTTGTTTCTGTCTTTTGAAATCCGTAAACTAACATCAGGATAATAATATTCGTCTCTATCTTTCTCTTTTTTAGCGGAAAAGGAAATCCCGTTCAACGCCAAGACCACCAAAGTGGACTTTTTGTTTTCTTCATTGATAGGAATGATAAAAATATATTCTTTTTCGTTTTGCAATAATCGGGAAGATTTTTCCAAGTAAACTTCCGTTAAATGATTTACAATCCCCAACCCGAACCTATCCGTAATGGATCTGAAGTTTTCTCCGTCCGACCAGGTATAAACATCATTCACTACCGAATCATAATGAAAATTCCTGAAATCTTCACGTTTGTTTTTGCCGGAAGAAAACTGATCCAATACGTTTTTTTCAAGTATAGTCAATTCGTTTTCAACTTGTTCCAATCGCATATTTGCCCAAGGAATATAATAACGAAAATCAGGAAAAATGGAAAAGGAAGTTTGGTAAAAGGTGATTAGTATCAGATAAGATATGATTCCGATGAGTTTGGAATTGGATAATTCCAAAGGTTTTCCTTTTAATGAAAGATATGTAATGCGTGCAAGAAAGCAAAAAGAAATACTAACGCTTATTATCAATAGAAATCGGGATACAATCCATTTGGAAAACAGACTTGCATCTTCAATGATATAAACGGAATATTCTTTGAATTTGTATTTATTAAGTATTCCTTCTTCTCCTCCGATTTTCCAGGAAATCTTTTTCCCTTCTTTGCCTTGGAAGGTTCGGAGGAGCTCCTCTTCCGTTCTATCTCCATTCAAAACGGAAACATCATTGGTATAATAAATCGTTCCCACTACTTCATCAAATACCCAAAAATTATACCCAAACTCCAGATTAGGATTTGATAAATTCGGTTTTGCCATATAAGGTAACGGAAATGTGATAAAAAATTTACCGTCTTTGGATCTGTAGGCGATCTCTCCGTTCGCGAGACTCCTGGCCATCCCCTTTTCCAGGGGATTCGCATCGTGGCGAAGCTCGTTTTGAAACACTTCTTTCGTTTCTTTATCCGAATAAACAAGTCTCAATGACTCATCATAGACTTTGACAGAACTTATATTCAATCTGTCTTTGATCTTCTTTCCCACCAAACTTCCATAATACGGAAGTTCACCTTCTCTTAGATTGAATTCCAGATGTTTTAAGTATTCCTGTTTGGTAGCTGAATGATGAATAGCGAGAGCTTCTAAAAATTTTTCTTTTCGGGAGAATCCGTCGGAAAGACTCTCCCAAACCAAAAATACGGAACCTAAAAAAACGGAAAAAAATAGGATTCCCAGAAGAATAGAGGCTTGTCCGAATTTCCGAATCATCTTTACTATTATCGGTGGCATTTTTTGAAATTCGACTCTAGTCCAAGGTACAGATGATATTTTATACATTTTTAGATGGAATCGGCCTTGGGAAATACGACCCGGAGACAAATCCGTTCTCTAAGTTCGCGGAAGGATTTCTTTCCCCCCTAGGCGGCAAATCGCAAACGGATGCCAAACTCCCCAAACTGGCAAATACTCTGCATTATGTAAGAACGGATGCACATATGGGAATTCCCGGACTTCCCCAATCCGCTACGGGACAAACGGCACTTTGGACCGGTGTGAACGGACCGGGGACTTTGGGGCGTCATGTAAGCGGATTTCCTACGATCACTTTGCGGAAGATCATCGCAAAATATTCCATGATCAAGATTCTTTCGGAAAACAATATCAAAGCTGATTTTCTGAATTGTTTCACGGACCATTACCTCAGGCATGTCCAGGAAAAACCGAAACTGGTTTCCGCCTCCACTCTCATCCAACTAGCAAGCGATAGACCGTTAAAAACGATGGATGACCTCAGAAACGGAAAAGGTCTGTATATGGATCTTACTCATGAAATTCTACGCGATTTTGCCGCCGAGAGTTTACCGAAAGATGATCCTCTTTTGCAACTGAGAGATCCCAAAACTCTGGGTAATTCCGTATTTTCTATGTTTGGCGACTATGGACTGACGATTTACGAATATTTTTTAACCGACAAAGTGGGACATGCACAGGATTGGGAAAAAGCGGAAAAGATCATTCATACCTTGGAAGCTTTTTTTTACGGAATCCTGGAGTCGATTGATCCGGAAAAAGATCTACTCATCGTTGTGAGTGATCATGGAAATATGGAAGATCTAAGCCAAAAAAATCATACCGAAAATCCGGTAGCGACCATTCTTTATGGAAAAGACGCAGAAGAATATTCGGAGAACATTCATTCCTTAAAAGATATAGTACCTATTATTTACAAAAAGTTCGGATTGGATGAGGCTTTGGAAAATTTGGCTCATAATGAGTTTTTTCCGAATTAGACTTGGATTAAAAATCCAAGTCGTTTCCAAAATCATTTGAGGAACTTGTTTCTTTTTTCTTTTCCATCAAAGGAGATACGCTTCCCTTTCTTTCCTGATTCAAAGCATCAATGTTCAACCGGCCGATTTTTTCCTCTTTGCCGGCATCATCCAAATCATCATTGTCTTTGAACTGATCCAAAGATTCTTTTTTCCAAGCAAGTGCTTTGTCTGTGATATGGTTTTTAGGATACTTATCTACAATCGTTTGAAATACGGAAGCTGCTTCTTCAAACTTACCTTGTCTGAAATAAATCGTTCCTTTTTTATATAAGGATGCCTGATCCAAAGAATAATTGCTGTTATTCAAAGTTTTGTTCAAATATTCCAAGGATTCTTTTTGTTTCCCTAACGCATCGTAGGCGGAAGCAATATAAAAATAAGAATTTTCTTCCACTTGCGGACTAGGATTCAAAGTTAACGCTTTTTGAAAAAGTTCAATGGATTTCCAATATGTCTTTTTGGTATAAAGGGATTTCGCTTCCGCAAAAACGGAATCTTTGTATTCATCCACAACCTTGCCGTTTGCACCGCTGAGTTGATTTTCCGTCTCGATGTATTCGTCAAACACATCGAAAGAAGCCCAATCCTTTCCTTGTTTGCGGAGAGTTCTTCCCCAACCGATTCTTGCTTCCGTATTCGTATTGTCTTCCTGCAAAGCCAATACGTAATTTTTGCGAGCAGGTTCCAGCAGTTTGTGATTATAGCTATAATCAGCTAATGATTGTAATACTTTCGATCTGAGTTTTGCATTATTGGATGAACGAAGTACTGATTCCAAATGACCCTTTCCTTCCACTTCCTGATCCAATTTCAAAAGAAGATTTCCCAAAGAATAGGAAAGGCTGTCTCTTTCTTCCGATGTAAGGTTGGATTTGTTTCTCAAACCTTTGTAAATATCCAATGCAAGATAATGATCCCCGTTTTTTTCCAGAGCGCGGGCTTGGTTGTATTTGATTCTGAATTCGTAATTCTCTAGGCCTTTTTTACCGGCAAGTTCGGAGAAAATGGAAACAGCTTTTTCTTTGCTATTCTCACTTGTTTGTTTTAAGTATTCTTCGCCTTCCGCAATTCTTTCCAAGACGACTTGATTTTGATCTTCTTTGGAATAAATTGTAGTATGATAAAATGCAGTGATGATTCCGGCACAAATAAACAAAAAGCCAGCCAATGCAACGATGGAACGATTCATGATTTACCTCTGCCCAGCTTTTCAAGAGTCTGGTTGGTCCAAAATTCTGTACGATCAGGAGAGAAACTTTTAGCATCTCTCTTCATAAAATATCGGAGAGCTTTTTTATACTCCCCCGATTTTAGGTGACTAATCCCTAAATAAAAATACGCCTTACCCACCAAATGTGTGTTTTTCTCCCGTTCCAGATATTTTTCCAAACGATCGATCGCAAGTTCAAATTTGCGTTTCAACACTGTCTCTTTCAAAATCCGATTGAGATCGGTTTCGGAAAGGTTATAACCCACAGTCGAAAGAGTATTTTCATCACTTTCATCTATTAGGCCGTCTTCTTTTCCGGAAAGAGGTCTGATCTCGGGAGGTACCACACTGTGCTCATTGACTGCGGTATCCACCTTTGCAGGAGTTTGAGTCGTTTGAACGGTTTGTTCCGACGTAGGTTTTATTTCTTCCGGCTTATCCAGATCCTTGTTAAAGTCATATCTGAAAAAAGAAACATTCTCTTTCAAATTAAAATCTTCCGAAATCACACCCGACTTAACCGTAACTCCGAAATACAATTCCGGGATCTCTTTCAACTCTTTGATATAAAAATTCGTTTTAGGATGATTGACAGTCGCTACCTTTACGGCAACACCCGCCCCGAAAGAAGTAAGCCCTTGGTTGAACGGTTTGGTAGATGCATAAACGGAATATATCGAAGAATCATCGACTCCTTCGGGCGCAAGCCAACTCATCACAACACCTTTCCCTACTCTTTCATAACCGACACCTCGAACATGTAAGGTGCCTTGCGGATCGGGAGGAGCGATGGATTGCTGCGGTTTATTTTTTGGAGAAGCAGGAACGGAATCGTCGGCAATCACTTCCGCAGTATTCTTACCGTTATCTTTAACATAGAATATGCGGATGGAGGATTTTTTATCTTCCAAAGGAAGGCCTTCTTCTCCATTGGGTTCTTTGATGGAAACTCCGTAGTAAACCGTTTGGGATTTTTCCAATCCCTGATCCAAAAAACTGACAGTAGGATGACTTACTTCTGCCAATTTTTGCGCTTTTTGCATCAATGGTAAACTGGTCATCGGACTCAAAGATCTGTATATAGTATAGATCGTTCTTCCGGAAACAACTCCGGGTGGTGCTTGCCAATCAATTCGTACATTCTTTTTTTCTAATGCTGCATGAATATTGGAAACATGACTCGGAAGTCTTCCTATCCCTTGATCATCCGGAAAGCTGGGAAATCCGGGATTGGTTACGGTTCCGTCGGGATCTTCGATAGTAACAGGAATAACAGTATAATTTTGATTCGGAAATAATTTAACTTCTCTTTTGCGAATATCTCCGACGAGTACGACCGCGTAATAATAAGTTCCCGGTTTCAAATTATAATCGTAAAAAGTTTTGATGGAACTTGCACCACCGGTCTTATAGCGACCGAGAGAATCTGCCACATACAATTTGTCGGGAGTATCGATCACTGTATTGGCGCGGGCGACGATCACTTCCCCTTCTTCTTTAGGAGGTTCCCAGGCCAGAAAGGTAGACTTCCTATCGGACAGAACATTGGCCCTGAGAACACGCGCACTGGATGGATAACGCCCTTCTTCAAAAATAGTTTGGGTTGCCAAAGGAAAAAAGGAGAGAAATAATAAACCTCCCAAAATCCATTTTTTAGATGAGACCACCATAGTCTCATTTTCGGTTTCCCGGCGTATGGAATTGAATTTTTCTATTGTACTCTCAAATAGAATCTGTTAAAATTGGAATTATGTCGGACACGGAATACTACAGATCCCTTGAATATCACGAATATTTGATCTCCAGCCATAGAAGAGAGGTCTGTTCTCCCGATGATGTCTTTGCTTTTTTCAATTGGAAGGGATTGCAAAATCTTGTGGATTTCGGTTCTGGGCTTGGATTTTACTTCAACGAATTTAGAAAATGGTTTCCTCATGTTTGGGTTTGGGCGGGGGAATGCCAACAAGAAATCATCGATATGATTTTGCGAAGAAAACTTTTGGAAGGATTGGAAAAGCTAACTCCTTTCTACATCGACCAATCCGATCACCCTCTTCTTCCCACTTGGATTCCCGTCCCTGAAATCATATTTGCTTCCCTATCTCTTTCCACATTCCCGAATCCGGGTCTTGCCATGGACGGACTCATTCGTTCCATGAAACAAGGAGGGAGATTGTTCATTGTGGATTGGGCGAAAACGGAATCCGGATTCGGTCCTAAAATCAACGAAAAGATATCTCTCGATAAAATGAAATTTCTCGCGGAAGAATACAAGCTGGACGTTGTCAAATCAGGAAGGATTTCGGAATACTTCTACGGAATGGAAGTGAAGGCGAGTCCTTCCTTTATTTACGGTTATTACGACTTGAAGGAAGAAGAGGACGACTCGGATATTTTCAAAATGTAACGGTTGTCATATCGTCTCCGCAATTTTTTTAATGATTTCCAGACAATGATTCCAACTGTCTTCGGAATGTTTTAGTTTTTCCTCGGAGGTAAATCCCGACTGAGTCAGATTAATCGTAACTATTTCACCTGCGGTTGTTAGCTTGTTTTCAATGATTGCATAATTTTCCGGCAATTCGGGAAGTTCGAAAAACGCAGTGAAATAAGTATATTTGAATATGTAAGGTTTTTCAAATTCCAGAATCACTCCTTTCTCTTCGTAAGCTTTTCCTTCCCATTCCCCTTTGAAGATAAGTGAACTCCCTTTTTTCCAATCGGAAATCGCATCAGTCCCGTACAGATATTCCTTTATGTATTTGGGACTAGTGAGAATTTCCCAAACAGTTTCCTGACTTGCTTTGATTCGTTTTTCCATACTGAGTTTTAAATTATGATTTAGGCTGATTTGGTTCATCTTTCGCTCCTACATAAGGATATACCAAGTAGAAAGATTTGGATTGTAAAAACACGACAAAATGCAAAATCATATCCGTGGTGGAAAAAAAAGGAAAACCGACAAGAGGAGTTTTGCGCCAAAACAAAGCGGAATTGGAGGCGGAACATGCAAGGTATTTTGCAAACAAAGACTTGGATTTTTTCATAGAACATTATTGGACTGTTAGATGGGACTTGAGTGACAAAGATCCTTACCTTGCAGAGACACTTCCCTATCCGAGCATTCATATCGTATTTGACCGGAGCGGTTCCAAAATCTACGGAATCACTAAAGGTAGATTTTCCTATTTATTGAAAGACAAAGGTTCCGTATTCGGAATCAAGTTTCGTCCGGGAGCATTTTATCCTTTTTTTAAAAAAAATGTCTCCTTATTGACCGATAAGACTTTGGAGATCGATCAAGTTTTTCCTATAAACGTATCCAGGTTGGAAAATGAAATTTTCAAAAAAGAAGATGATGAAGATCGAATTCAGATCGTAGAGTCCTGGTTGAAAAATCATATCCCCGAAAAAGATCCGAACATTTCTTATATCAATTCCATCATAGATAAAATAAAAGAAGATCGTGAGATTCGATCGGTAGACAAAATCGTGAAACTTTTTTCCATCGGAAAAAGAAGTTTGCAAAGATTATTCAAAGAATATGTGGGAGTCAGTCCCAAATGGGTGATTCAAAGATACAGACTTCATGAGGTTGCCGAAAAAATAGAAAAAACGGAGAAGGTGAATTTTGCAGAACTCGCTTTGGATCTTGGTTATTATGATCAGGCCCATTTTATCAAAGACTTTAAAAATACGATTGGACTGAGTCCTGAGGAATATTTAAAAACTATAAAATGAACATTCGATTTGTTTTTATATTTATAACGTTCAATCTTTGTCTTTATTCTTTTCCGAACATAGTAAAAGAAATACCTGTTCCCGAAGGTTTTCAGAGAATTGATTTTCCTAAAAATTCTTTTGCCGATTATTTACAAAACCTTCCTTTAAAAAAAGAAGCCAAAGTGCTGTCTTACCAAAAAAAAGATCTGAGCGATTGGTATGATATGATTGCCGTAATCAACAAACCATTGTTATTTCAGGATGATCTGGAACAATGCGCTGATTTTTCCATGCGGCTTTGGGCGGATTACCACAAAGAATCGGGAAGATTGGACAAATTGTATCTGTTCGATTATCCCGGGAAAAAACGATATTACAAAGATTCGAAAAAGGATTATAATCGCTTTTTAAGAAATGCATTCGCCTCCTCCAATTCCTATTCTTTAAAAAAAGGAGCCATTCCGGTTACAAAAGAAAATTTACAACCGGGAGATTTATTCGTACAAAATGAAACGGGAGGGATCGGCCATGTTTCCATGATTCTGGACGAAGCAAAATACAAAAATCAAAAACTCTATCTTATCGGTTTCAGTTTTATGCCGGCCCAGGAAATGCATATAGAAAGATCACCAACTGACAAGGGTAAGGAGGGATGGTTCAGTTACGAAGGATTCATTCAGCACTTGCGGACCAAATACCCTTATGGAAATCCGGTTTTAAGAAGATTTTAGGATTTTATAGACAATCTTGGAAAGTGTCGGTTTGTTCCTGATGTGTAGAATAAGCTCGGACCAAAATATTTTCATTTGTAGAGAACGGAAGAAGGAATTTATCACACTGAATTGAAATCTTACTTTGAGAGATGAGAGGGAAATCGCAGTAAAAGGTTTGTTTTGTGTTAATATAAACAACCGCTTTATTTCCGGTAGGCAGCCAATAAGTCAGATCTTGGAAAGAATCTCTTCTGGAGGAAATTTTATATATATTGTTTCCATCATTCACTTCGATAAGATATTCATTTGTGACATCTGCCGTTGATTTCGGTGTAATAACGGGAATTCCTTGAATCGGAAAACCGACTAAAACAAGATTCGAATAAAAAAAGGATCCGTCCACGCTCCAATCGAATCGTTTAATGTCCTTATAACTTTCTACGGCAGTTAAGGTTTTGTTTCCGGATAATACTTTAACATCATTTTCCGAATCGACGGCAATTTCACCGGCTTTTAAACTTCTAAAGTTACAGTCTTTAAAACCGGAGGCATTTCTCACTGTCAGAAGATACAGTAAGGAAAGAGAATCCTCTCCATCGTTTTTTTTCATATCGCATTGAAAATGAATCAGAAGGAATAATGCTAAAACTAATTTTCGCATCTTAAACCATTGAGGGAAAGATCATAGATACATTTTTTTCCTATAACCTTTCTCTTCGCTTTCAAGGAATTCACTAGCTCCATTTCTTCCGTATTCAAATTCAGACTGCTAAGACAAGAAGCGGAAACCCCGTCGGTAATCGCAAGATGAACTTGCCATTTATTCATTATTAATCGATATGATTTTACTAATATCAAATCTTTAGATTTGGGTTCGTTTTTATCCCAGGGTAGATTGTCGCAGGAAGAATAGAATGAAATCGCAGTTGCTTTCAAGCCGGTTTCTGAAAAGATATGGTTGGCAAAAAAAGACATGGGTGCCGATGTACCAGAATAAATATTCCGAAGAACGAAAATAGGAGCCTTACACTCGGGATAAGCCAATTCGTGAATATCCAAATTGAAAACAAAATCCAAACGCTGCGTATCTGTTACAATATCATTAAATGTAGAAGAACTGCAATCATCATAAGTATCAACTAAACAGATAGCTCCGTAGAATCGATCACCTTTTACGATCCGAGCATTACAACCATTCCAACCTTTCGGATTACTATGCTCCTCTTTAGCAGGTTCCGATAACAATAATAATGAAGTTATAAAAACCGGATCGGACACATTTGCCTGCAAACATCCGCAAAAATAAACTGCAAACTTTGAAAAGAACAAAACCCTGAATACAAAACTTTTGGTTTTAGAAATTTTTGCTGTAACCAAGTTCAATTTTCGCACCTTTCTGAGGTAAATTCCAAGAAACAGGAATTGATTCGACGGGAACAAATTCTCTTTCCCGAATATTCAGCTGGTTAAAATGCAAGTCCCTATCGTATCGGTAGTAGGCAAAAAAACCAGAGCCTAAAAAAGTAAGAACTGTAGCTACCAAACTCAATTGAAATTTCGTATTTTCTCTTTCAAATAAAGATCTTTTTTGATCGGAATTCAATCCGTAGAAAGAATGACTCAATTGTTCATTGGCACGAACAGCTGACTGATAATAATATCCAGTGATCAAAACCAAAGATATTTTTGCAATTCTAGTCCACATTTCTTCGTCAGGTGATATTTGTAATGCGCCCGACTGATACTTGTTTCCCGAAGAAAACAAATAAAACGATTCAGAAACCGCCTGCCACCTTTCTTTGGAACGAATGGATTCCACGTAGTCTTCACTAACAATCCCTTCCGATTTACTTTTAGAAATAAATCTTCCAAATTGTTCATCTCGGATGAACAATTTATCATCCGAAGCAAAAAAATAATCACCCCGGATCATTTTTTTCCCCTCGTAAAGAATCACTCCCTTTTGATATTCCTTACCACCACCCGGGATATCCGTGGCATTTAGATTTCCAAAAACAAAAATAAATAAAAAAATAAATCGATATTCCACTATTTCCACCTAACGGAAGATTCTTCAACTTCCCACGATTTAACCTTTCCATTGTCCGTTACTTCTTCCAGTCTCCAGAAAATCTTACCTTCAATGTTAATTTTTTCGAATTTTTGAATATTTATATATTTACCTTCCAAAAAATCGGGAGGATGAGGAAGCAAATATACTCTGGAAAGTTTGGCGACTTCCTGTTTTACAGGTTTGGAATATTTTATAATATTTTTTTCGGAAGTGGTCCCAGTCTCGGAACAATCGCCGGAGCCTCTGTTTTCCATGATATTCGATTCGTGCGAATCGCGAGGGAAAAGATGAGTTTTGAAAATAAAAACAAACAAAAACACATTCAACAAAACGGAGAAAGAAAAAAGATATTTCATTTCGAAACGATTTCCTGAATCAAAAATTTACCATCTTCCGAAGGGATGGCCACAGCAAAACTTCCGTTATGAATTCGAGTTATCCTTCCTGAGATCTTTCTCTTTTCGGAACCGTTTTCCATTACCAAACTGATGTTTTGTTCCTTTTGAAAATCAATATCAGGTGGTTTTATAAAAAGCATTCCCAATTCGGAAACATTGATTGATTTGATCAATGCTCCTTCATCCAACCGAAACAAAAACGAAGAAGGGAATCTTTTTTTTCTTCTCCATCCCCGCTTCGTGTCCTCCGAGAAAAAAGGAGATCGAAGATCCTTATAAAGAAGGAGCGGAACAATTCCAAACAAAAGAACAGTTTGAAAAATTATAGAAAGATTTGTATAATTGAAATTTTGAGACGTAGTATATAAATTGTTTGCAAAAAGAAAACAACCGTAAAACAGCAATAAGTAGAAGGACAAAAGCCTCCTTTTGTAAATACCGTAAGCCAGCACCAAAGGAAAAATAAGCAAAAAGATCTTAACAGGGAAAAGCACCTTATAAATTATATTCCAGTTTATCCTATGCAGCCCGTAGGGAGACAAAAGATGTAAGAAATTCGCAATGGGAGAAATTATGCAAAACAGGCAGATGATGATAATTCTTTTGGGCATCTGCTTCCATCTTGCCCATATAGTTCTGAGTTTTTTAAATTTTAAAGACAAGCGGCGAAGTCTCCTTGCAGGGTTAAGTTAAAAAAAGAGGTCTGGTTTGTAGGATTTGTTATCTTGTCCGCTGAAATATTACGGAAACTTTCCTTATAGTTAACTTCATTCAAAGCGTAAAATTTAATATAAAATTTAAGTTTAGTCTGAGTGAACCCAATATACCGATACCGCTCTAATCCAGGACATAATTCCATTAAACATTCATTAGAATTTAAATTTCGATTAACTGACAATACTGAGTTTACCGAATCGAAGCTTCGTTGATTTAAGTCATAAATCAAATTGCTTTGATCATCGAAAATTTGAAACCCTATGTTGTATTGACTTCCTAATGTTTCATAATCCAAAATATATACTTTTAGGTTTCCCGACTTTAAACTAAATTGATAAAAATCCAAATCATTCTTTGGATAAATGTAATTTGCAAAGCTCTTATCTATACATTTTGCCGAACTAAAATCATTATTCGGTTCGTCCAAATTTTGTCGTCTTTCCTTTTCTTGACCTTCGATAATAATCGAACCAAGAATAACTTCTTTCGATACTTTGGTCGTAGGAGGATTGCAGTGTCCATTGACGAAAAATACGAAACTAAAAACGAATATTAGAATTTTTTTAATTTTTAATAAAATATCCAAAATACCCTTTCTCTTTTTGTTAAGATAAGTGATAGCTTGAAACTAACAAATGAAATCTCAGATACGATCAAGGACAAGTCTGAAAATCTCCCTGCAGGAAAACCGGAACAGGATTCTTTAAATTAGTTGGATTGTAAGAAGAATGCATCGAAACCGAGTCAAGTTGTTGGCCTTCAGAATAGACTTCCTGATTCAATGAATAAATTTTGATATAGAATTTAAGTTTGGAAGGACTAAATTCTATATATCTATACTTTTCTAAACCGTTACAAGCTGCTATAGAACATTCACTTTGACTCATGTTGCGGTTAACAAGAATAACCGAATTTGTTCCATCAAAACTTCTTTGGTTCAAATCGTAAACCAAAGCCCCCTGATCATCATAGACTTGCATCCCTAAATTTTTCTGAGTTCCTAATGTTTCATGGCTGGAAATATAAAGTTTCAAAGAACCGGAAGATAAAGTAAAAGTGTAAAAATCAATATCGTCTTTTGGATACACATAACTTTCGAAGCCCTTGGTAACACATTTGGCAGAGCTAAGATCGTTATTTGGTTCATACAAAATTCTATTTCTCTGTTTCGCTTCCTCTACACTGAATAAAAGGACAAGAATCTTTTCTTTACCGTTTCTTTCTTTATCATCCGTTTCACATTTGGCATTTAACAAGAAGACAGAAAAAATCCCCAAGACAATAAATTTATAGATTTTCGATAAGGTATTCAAAATATCCTTTCTCCTTTTGTGATGTTAGATTGGCTTCGGTATTGCCGGATCTTGTGATAAAGCTAGTATTATCTCCAGAATTAGAAAATTGAATCTTACCGTCTTTCTGATAATAGAGATGATTCCAGACTTTGCCATAGGCACCGCCCGGAAGACCAAATCCTGCATACTGGTCTACTTCCATCAAATCACTGTAGCTTGGAATATGAAAATCGCAAGAAAGTTTTCCTTTCCTCACATCATACAAGTGTTTGAAGTGATCGTTGATATGAACCGGATGTTTTTGCACATTTCCCCTTTGGTCGATTTCTATCGGCTCCGGAGTGCAATGGTCTTCATAAATAGGAACTCCCCAATATCCAACAGCCGTCCAACACTCAAGCCCCATCACCTGCGGTTGTTTTCCGATAGGAATCCAATTTCGATTCTGACATCCTTCCGGACTGA
The nucleotide sequence above comes from Leptospira kobayashii. Encoded proteins:
- a CDS encoding metalloenzyme; translation: MIFYTFLDGIGLGKYDPETNPFSKFAEGFLSPLGGKSQTDAKLPKLANTLHYVRTDAHMGIPGLPQSATGQTALWTGVNGPGTLGRHVSGFPTITLRKIIAKYSMIKILSENNIKADFLNCFTDHYLRHVQEKPKLVSASTLIQLASDRPLKTMDDLRNGKGLYMDLTHEILRDFAAESLPKDDPLLQLRDPKTLGNSVFSMFGDYGLTIYEYFLTDKVGHAQDWEKAEKIIHTLEAFFYGILESIDPEKDLLIVVSDHGNMEDLSQKNHTENPVATILYGKDAEEYSENIHSLKDIVPIIYKKFGLDEALENLAHNEFFPN
- a CDS encoding tetratricopeptide repeat protein; translation: MNRSIVALAGFLFICAGIITAFYHTTIYSKEDQNQVVLERIAEGEEYLKQTSENSKEKAVSIFSELAGKKGLENYEFRIKYNQARALEKNGDHYLALDIYKGLRNKSNLTSEERDSLSYSLGNLLLKLDQEVEGKGHLESVLRSSNNAKLRSKVLQSLADYSYNHKLLEPARKNYVLALQEDNTNTEARIGWGRTLRKQGKDWASFDVFDEYIETENQLSGANGKVVDEYKDSVFAEAKSLYTKKTYWKSIELFQKALTLNPSPQVEENSYFYIASAYDALGKQKESLEYLNKTLNNSNYSLDQASLYKKGTIYFRQGKFEEAASVFQTIVDKYPKNHITDKALAWKKESLDQFKDNDDLDDAGKEEKIGRLNIDALNQERKGSVSPLMEKKKETSSSNDFGNDLDF
- a CDS encoding tetratricopeptide repeat protein translates to MVVSSKKWILGGLLFLSFFPLATQTIFEEGRYPSSARVLRANVLSDRKSTFLAWEPPKEEGEVIVARANTVIDTPDKLYVADSLGRYKTGGASSIKTFYDYNLKPGTYYYAVVLVGDIRKREVKLFPNQNYTVIPVTIEDPDGTVTNPGFPSFPDDQGIGRLPSHVSNIHAALEKKNVRIDWQAPPGVVSGRTIYTIYRSLSPMTSLPLMQKAQKLAEVSHPTVSFLDQGLEKSQTVYYGVSIKEPNGEEGLPLEDKKSSIRIFYVKDNGKNTAEVIADDSVPASPKNKPQQSIAPPDPQGTLHVRGVGYERVGKGVVMSWLAPEGVDDSSIYSVYASTKPFNQGLTSFGAGVAVKVATVNHPKTNFYIKELKEIPELYFGVTVKSGVISEDFNLKENVSFFRYDFNKDLDKPEEIKPTSEQTVQTTQTPAKVDTAVNEHSVVPPEIRPLSGKEDGLIDESDENTLSTVGYNLSETDLNRILKETVLKRKFELAIDRLEKYLEREKNTHLVGKAYFYLGISHLKSGEYKKALRYFMKRDAKSFSPDRTEFWTNQTLEKLGRGKS
- a CDS encoding SAM-dependent methyltransferase, whose product is MSDTEYYRSLEYHEYLISSHRREVCSPDDVFAFFNWKGLQNLVDFGSGLGFYFNEFRKWFPHVWVWAGECQQEIIDMILRRKLLEGLEKLTPFYIDQSDHPLLPTWIPVPEIIFASLSLSTFPNPGLAMDGLIRSMKQGGRLFIVDWAKTESGFGPKINEKISLDKMKFLAEEYKLDVVKSGRISEYFYGMEVKASPSFIYGYYDLKEEEDDSDIFKM
- a CDS encoding SRPBCC family protein: MNQISLNHNLKLSMEKRIKASQETVWEILTSPKYIKEYLYGTDAISDWKKGSSLIFKGEWEGKAYEEKGVILEFEKPYIFKYTYFTAFFELPELPENYAIIENKLTTAGEIVTINLTQSGFTSEEKLKHSEDSWNHCLEIIKKIAETI
- a CDS encoding helix-turn-helix domain-containing protein, with translation MDCKNTTKCKIISVVEKKGKPTRGVLRQNKAELEAEHARYFANKDLDFFIEHYWTVRWDLSDKDPYLAETLPYPSIHIVFDRSGSKIYGITKGRFSYLLKDKGSVFGIKFRPGAFYPFFKKNVSLLTDKTLEIDQVFPINVSRLENEIFKKEDDEDRIQIVESWLKNHIPEKDPNISYINSIIDKIKEDREIRSVDKIVKLFSIGKRSLQRLFKEYVGVSPKWVIQRYRLHEVAEKIEKTEKVNFAELALDLGYYDQAHFIKDFKNTIGLSPEEYLKTIK